GGCGGTCATTGCTTTGGGCGGCGGCGTGATCATGTAGGCATAGGCGCGGTGGTGTGACCGGCCAACCCGACCGCGAAGCTGATGCAGCTGGGACAGTCCCAGCCGATCGGCCCGATTGATGATGATGGTGTTGGCGGAAGGCACGTCGATGCCGTTTTCGATGATGGTGGAGCACACGAGCAGGTTGATGCGCTGCTGGTAGAAGTCGCGCATGATCACCTCCAGCTCACGCTCCGCCATCTGCCCGTGAGCCACCCCGGTTCGGGCGTGGGGAAAAAGCTCCTCGAGCTCCCGCGCCATGCGCTCGATCGTCTTGACCTCGTTGTGCAGAAAATACACCTGGCCGCCGCGATTGAGCTCGCGCGACACCGCGTCTTTGATGGTGCCGTTGTCCCACTGGGCGACAAACGTTTTCACCGCTATACGATGCGCTGGCGCGGTGGCGATGATCGACAGATCCCGCATCCCGGAGAGCGCCATGTTGAGTGTCCGGGGAATCGGGGTGGCGGTCAGGGTCAGCAGATCCACCTCCGCGCGCATCTGCTTGATGCGTTCTTTCTGGCGCACCCCGAAGCGCTGTTCCTCGTCGACGATCAGCAGACCGAGGTTTTTGACCATGACGTCCTTCTGCAGCAGGCGGTGGGTGCCGATGACAATATCGACCTTGCCGTCGGCCAGATCCCTTAGCACCCCGGTTGACTCACCCTTTGACTGGAATCGGGATAGCGCCTCAACCCGGACCGGCCAGCTCGCAAAGCGCTCAGCGAAGCTGCGCCGGTGCTGCTCGGCCAGCAGCGTTGTCGGCACCAATACCACCACCTGGCTGCCGGCCTGCACCGCCACAAACGCGGCACGAAGCGCAACCTCGGTTTTGCCAAAGCCGACGTCGCCGCAGACCACCCGGTCCATCGGCTGGTCGCTGGCCAGGTCCGCCAAAACCGCCTCGATGGCTGTGGCCTGATCGTTGGTTTCCTGAAACGCAAAGCCGGCGCAGAAGCGGGCATACATCGCGTGGTCAATCGGCATGGCGCGGCCGCGCCGGGCTTCGCGCCGCGCGTACAGCTCGAGCAGCTCCGCCGCCACGTCGCGCACCTTCCGGGCGGCCTTGCGCTTCGCTTTGGCCCACTGATCGCCGTTGAGCTTGTGCAGTGGCGCGTGCTCCGGATCAGCGCCCGTGTAGCGGCTGATCAGGTGCAGGGCGGAAACCGGCACGTAGATCTTGTCGCCACCGGCGTACTCCAGCGCCAGGAACTCGGCCTCAACGCCGCCGGCCGACATGCGGTTGAGGCCCTGATAGCGGCCCACGCCGTAGTCCTCGTGCACCACCGGGGAGCCCGGGCTCAGGTCGTTCAGATCGCTGATGATGGTCTCGGCGCTGCGCCCGGTACGCCGCTCGCGGCGAAGCACCGTGTTGCGCCGGCCCAGCAGCTCGGTTTCGGTGAGGAAGGTCGGGCCGTCCTCCATCACAAAGCCGGTGTTGAGGAGACCAACGGCGGTGTGCAGCCCGGTCTCGACGCTGGGCCAGTCCGTGAGCTGGGCGAGGGTGCCTGGATGCTGCCCGTGACCCAGCAGGTGTTCCGTCAGGATCTGTCGTCGTCCCTCGCTGCTGGCCACCGCAATGAGCGCGCCGTCGGCGACCTTAAGCTGCTCGGCCAGGCGCGCTTCACCACCGTCAGCCTCGAGATCCGTTATTGGCGCCGGGCTGACATGGAGCAGGGGCTTCACCTCCGGGTTGGCGCTGTAGCTGGCGCTGACGAAGCGGCCCAGCACGGCCTGGGTCTCCTCGGGCGTGAGCAGAAGCTCGGTCGGGTTGAGGATCGGGCGGCGCACGTCGTGGCGCCGGTCCTCATAGCGCGCGTTAAGCTGCAGCCATGCTTCGGAGAGCGCGTCGCCGAGGCGATCGACCTGCAGCAGCAGCGTGCGCTCGGGCAGGTAGTCAAAGATCGTCGCCGTCTGCTCGAAGAACAGCGGCAGGTAATATTCGATGCCGTTGCCCGGCACCCCGGCCTTGGCGTCTTTGTAGATTTCGCAATGCTGTAGGTTGACGTCGAAACGATTGCGGAAAGCGGCGCGGAAGGTGTCCGCGCCAGCCTTGTCAAACGGGTACTCGCGCGCGGGCAGCAGCGCGATGTGCTCCATCTTTTCCAGGCTTAGCTGCGTCTCCGGGTCGAAGCTGCGGATAGTCTCGACCTCGTCGTCGAACAGCTCGATGCGAAGCGGATGTTCAGCACCCATCGGAAACAGATCCAGCAGCGAGCCGCGCACGGCGAACTCACCCCGCTCGTTCACCTGCGGGACGCAGCGATAGCCGGCGGCGCCCAGCCGCGCGCGCTCCTGCTCCGGATCGAAGCGGTCGCCGATCTTCAGCACCAGCCCCTGGCCGTGAATAAAGCTGGGCGGCGCAATACGCTGTGCCAGCACCTGGGCGGGCATCACCAGCGCGCCGCGCTGGGTGGTTTTGAGCTGGTAGAGCGTAGAGATCCGGTCCGAGGTAATGTCCGGATGGGGTGCAAACTGGTCGTAGGGCAGGGTTTCCCAGTCCGGAAACGGCAGCACGGGCTGCCCGAAGGCCTGGATTTCGTCGGTCAGGATCTGCGCGCTGCGCGAGTCTTCGGTGATCACCAGCACAAACTGCCCGCGGTCGGCCACCTGGTGCGCTACGGCGAGTGCCAGAGAGCTGCCCGGGAGAAAGCCCCAGTCGGCCAGCCGACCTGGGGTACCGGGGATGGGCGGGTTCAGCAGCTTCACGCGGTTGACCCGACCGCTGCAGCCTCTTTTGCGCCACGACCGAGGACCCGCGGCGCCGCTATCAATAACGCCAGGCAAATCGCAAAGCTGGCCCACCAAGGGAAGCCGAAGCCAATCGGCAACAGGCCCCCGGCAATGGCGACGGTGGCCACGGTCATGGCGTAGGGCAGCTGGGTATTGACGTGCTCGACGTGGTCGCACCCGGACGCCATCGACGACAGGATGGTGGTGTCGGAGATCGGCGACACGTGGTCACCCCAGACGGCGCCGCCCAGGACGCTGGCAATCGAGGCGTAGAACACGGCCGCGCCGGTGCCTTCGAGCGGTGCTCCGCCGGAGACCGCCCAGGCCAGCGGCACAATGAGGGGAATGAGAATCCCCATGGTGCCGAAGCTGGTGCCGGTACCAAAAGCCGTCAGCGCCGCCAGCATGAAGACAAGCGTCGGCAGGACCGCCGGGTTGATGGCGTCGCCGAGCTGCTCAACCAGGAATTGGCCGGTGCCGAGCGCGTCCGTGACGCCGGACATCGCCCAGGCCATCACCAGGATGGTGATCGCGGTGATCATGCTGCCGACACCTTTGAGCCAAGCCTCCATGGTCTGCTCCAGGGTCATGATGCCCTGCAGTACGGTGAGCGCGACGGCGACAATGCAGCTGGCCGTGGACGCCCAGACCAGGGCTGCGTAGGAATCACCGTCTCCGATCACCTGCTGAAGCGTCTTGCCTTCGCCGCCGCCGCCGGTTTCCCAGAGTCCCCACATGACACCCAGTATGAGCACGGCGATCGGCGCGATGGCGTTGATCGCCCGTTCGGGCGGGCCGGACTGGCCGTCCGAAGCATCCGTCGGAGCGACCTCTTGCACCGGTTCAGCCGCCGCCTCGCTGCTGACCATCGGGCCGTAGTCTCGCCGAGAGATGACAATGATGAACACAAAAGCAATCGCCAGCAAAGGATAGAAGCTGTACTGCAAACTGTAGAGAAAGATCAGATAAGCATCTGTTTCAATACCAATTTTCTCCGCCGCATCGCCGATCAAACCCACCTGGTAGCCGATCCACGTGGTGATCAGCGCAACGCAGGACACCGGTGCCGCGGTGGAGTCGACGATGTAGGCGAGCTTCGCCCGGGAGACGCCCATGCGATCGGTCACCGGACGCATCGCGTTGCCCACGACCAGCGTATTGGCATAGTCGTCAAAAAAAATGGCGAGCCCTAGGCCCGCGGTGGCCAAGCTGGCCCGGCGTGCGTCCCGGGCCCAGCGGGTCAGGCGGGCGACCACCCCCTGCATGCCGCCGTTGTTGGCGATCACCCCGACCATTCCGCCGATCAGCAGCGAAAAGACAATGACCGAGGCATGGCCTTCGTCGGCGAGCGCCTGCACCACGTAGACCTGGCTCACGTCGAGCATGCCCTGGCCAAAGCCCGCGAGGCTGAGGTCGTAAACCGCCCAGGCGCCGACCCACAGGCCGATGAATAGCGCGAGGATCACCTGCCGGAAAATCAGCGCAATCCCAATCGCCAGCAGCGGCGGCAGAATCGAAAACACGCCCTTGTGGGTCGTCTCGTCAGCGTCGGTCCCCTGCGCCAGCGCCAGCTCCGGTAGCAGGACGGCCGCGACCATGATCGTGATCGGGGTCAGGAGCCGCAGGTAAGGCGAGATGGCTAGGCGATTGCGGGTTTGAGACATAGGGTTCCTGGCGGGTTTTTTCGGCATTGCGCTGCGGTGCGCAAGGATACCGATTTGTGGCTCATCCGTCGCCTGTCCGGAAGCGCAGGTAGCAGCGGCTCACGGACTCCGGCGCTTCAAGCTGCGGATAGTGCCCGATGGTCGGATCCCGGGTCAGCTGCACGTTCGGGCACTCCTGCTCCAGGGCATCGGCCAAGTGGGCGCCGGAAACCGGGTCGAGCTCGCCGATCAGGGCCCCGACCGGGCAGGAAGCGTCTCGCACCGCGTTGATCCATCGCTCCCCGTGCTCTGCGCGCTCCCGGATGTACTGGCTGATGGCGGCCATCACGCGCCGACCGCCGTGCTGTTCGATCAGCTGCCAGCAGGCAGCCAGCTCCGCCTCGCTCGGCTGGGTGTCGGGTCCAAACACTTCAGCGAAAGAGCGGTAGAAGCGTTTTCGGCTCATCAGCCGCGCCACCAGTGGGCCCAGCGGGCCGATCAGCAGGCGTTGGACCGGTCGCGGCCGGTGCTGGTCTGGGATGATGCCGCCGTTCAGCAGATAGGCCGACAGAATCTCCAGCTCCGGCGGAGCGAGGCTCAGCAGCTCTTGCGCCACGCTGTCGCCGTAGTCGTGAGCCAGCAGATGGACGCGGTTGATCCCGAGCTCGCGACACAGGGACAGACAGAGCTGAGCCTGGTCGCGGATGCTGTAGCGGTAGTCTCGCGGCTTGGCGGAATAGCCAAATCCGATCATATCTGGCGCCACCAGCGGTCCGAGGGTTTGCAGCGTTGGCCAGATCGCGTGCCAGTCCCAGGATGCGGTGGGAAAACCGTGAATCACCAACGTCGCCTCGCCGTGAGCCGCGCGATGGTGCTGCGCCACGACGCGGTGGCCGCGGTAGCTGAACCATTCGGTGGTCAGATACCAGCGGGCCAGGGAGGAGTCCGGAGCGTGCGGCTGGCTCCGAGTACTGTCCTGGGCGACACCATCGGCGAGGTCGGGTGTTGTCATGTGGGCCATTTTACTCCTTGCCGCGCGGTAGGGGCGACGACAGGCGGTTCGGCGCAGCGTCAGCAGAAGTTGCGGGCGCGGATTTTGAGGTCGCCCAGCAGGTGATCAAAGCAGTGCAGCCGCTCAGCGATCAGGTGCCAGACGCCTTCCTGACACTCCAGCACGCCGTCCACCGCCATCAGCGTGCTCGCCAGCAGCACCCGGCGCTGGGTGACCGCCAGGTCTTTCCAGACGATCACGTTGAGCATGCCGGTGTCGTCCTCCAGGGTCAGGAAGGTCACCCCGCTGGCGGTACCCGGCCGCTGGCGCAGGGTCACCAGGCCGGCGCAGCGCACGCGGCTGCCGTGAGGCTTGGCCTGCACGCGTTCAACGGTCAAGGCCCGCTCCTGCTCCAGCATCGGCCGCAGCAGCGCCAGCGGATGACGGCCCAGCGTGAAACCCTGGGTGGCATAGTCGGCCAGCAGATTTTCCGCCTCGCTGGGCTCTCGCAGGCTGACCGGCGCCTCATCAATACTGCTGCTTTCCAGCAGCTTGGGGAAATGCTCCACGCCGGCCACGTCCCAGGCGGCCTGATGGCGGTTACCCGACAGGGAGGTCAGGGCACCCGCTTCGGCCAGGCAGCGCTGCTGCTTGCGGTCGAGCCCGGCTCTCAGCACCAGATCCTGAACGCTGCTGAAGGAGCGCTGTCGGCGCGCCTCGAGGAGCCGCAGGGCGGCGACCTCGGGAAAACCTTTGCACTGGCGCAGCCCCAGGCGCAGCGCCGGGCTTCCTTCGGGCGAGC
This DNA window, taken from Pseudomonadota bacterium, encodes the following:
- a CDS encoding alpha/beta hydrolase; this encodes MTTPDLADGVAQDSTRSQPHAPDSSLARWYLTTEWFSYRGHRVVAQHHRAAHGEATLVIHGFPTASWDWHAIWPTLQTLGPLVAPDMIGFGYSAKPRDYRYSIRDQAQLCLSLCRELGINRVHLLAHDYGDSVAQELLSLAPPELEILSAYLLNGGIIPDQHRPRPVQRLLIGPLGPLVARLMSRKRFYRSFAEVFGPDTQPSEAELAACWQLIEQHGGRRVMAAISQYIRERAEHGERWINAVRDASCPVGALIGELDPVSGAHLADALEQECPNVQLTRDPTIGHYPQLEAPESVSRCYLRFRTGDG
- the mfd gene encoding transcription-repair coupling factor produces the protein MKLLNPPIPGTPGRLADWGFLPGSSLALAVAHQVADRGQFVLVITEDSRSAQILTDEIQAFGQPVLPFPDWETLPYDQFAPHPDITSDRISTLYQLKTTQRGALVMPAQVLAQRIAPPSFIHGQGLVLKIGDRFDPEQERARLGAAGYRCVPQVNERGEFAVRGSLLDLFPMGAEHPLRIELFDDEVETIRSFDPETQLSLEKMEHIALLPAREYPFDKAGADTFRAAFRNRFDVNLQHCEIYKDAKAGVPGNGIEYYLPLFFEQTATIFDYLPERTLLLQVDRLGDALSEAWLQLNARYEDRRHDVRRPILNPTELLLTPEETQAVLGRFVSASYSANPEVKPLLHVSPAPITDLEADGGEARLAEQLKVADGALIAVASSEGRRQILTEHLLGHGQHPGTLAQLTDWPSVETGLHTAVGLLNTGFVMEDGPTFLTETELLGRRNTVLRRERRTGRSAETIISDLNDLSPGSPVVHEDYGVGRYQGLNRMSAGGVEAEFLALEYAGGDKIYVPVSALHLISRYTGADPEHAPLHKLNGDQWAKAKRKAARKVRDVAAELLELYARREARRGRAMPIDHAMYARFCAGFAFQETNDQATAIEAVLADLASDQPMDRVVCGDVGFGKTEVALRAAFVAVQAGSQVVVLVPTTLLAEQHRRSFAERFASWPVRVEALSRFQSKGESTGVLRDLADGKVDIVIGTHRLLQKDVMVKNLGLLIVDEEQRFGVRQKERIKQMRAEVDLLTLTATPIPRTLNMALSGMRDLSIIATAPAHRIAVKTFVAQWDNGTIKDAVSRELNRGGQVYFLHNEVKTIERMARELEELFPHARTGVAHGQMAERELEVIMRDFYQQRINLLVCSTIIENGIDVPSANTIIINRADRLGLSQLHQLRGRVGRSHHRAYAYMITPPPKAMTADAIKRLEALESLEELGIGFTLATHDLEIRGAGELLGDDQSGQIAQVGFQLYMELLERAVRAMRAGQLPEEDLPEAHGCEVDLSIPALIPDAYLPDVHMRLVLYKRIASAPDGEALDAIAVEMIDRFGLLPEPTQHLFTVARLRQSAEALGIRRLQMHDGGGTIEFLESASVEPLTVIKMVQSEPSRYTFDGQHRLKISMDLDTTEERVAAAQQLLARLNQRQAA
- a CDS encoding Na+/H+ antiporter NhaC family protein, yielding MSQTRNRLAISPYLRLLTPITIMVAAVLLPELALAQGTDADETTHKGVFSILPPLLAIGIALIFRQVILALFIGLWVGAWAVYDLSLAGFGQGMLDVSQVYVVQALADEGHASVIVFSLLIGGMVGVIANNGGMQGVVARLTRWARDARRASLATAGLGLAIFFDDYANTLVVGNAMRPVTDRMGVSRAKLAYIVDSTAAPVSCVALITTWIGYQVGLIGDAAEKIGIETDAYLIFLYSLQYSFYPLLAIAFVFIIVISRRDYGPMVSSEAAAEPVQEVAPTDASDGQSGPPERAINAIAPIAVLILGVMWGLWETGGGGEGKTLQQVIGDGDSYAALVWASTASCIVAVALTVLQGIMTLEQTMEAWLKGVGSMITAITILVMAWAMSGVTDALGTGQFLVEQLGDAINPAVLPTLVFMLAALTAFGTGTSFGTMGILIPLIVPLAWAVSGGAPLEGTGAAVFYASIASVLGGAVWGDHVSPISDTTILSSMASGCDHVEHVNTQLPYAMTVATVAIAGGLLPIGFGFPWWASFAICLALLIAAPRVLGRGAKEAAAVGSTA